The following are encoded in a window of Stieleria sp. JC731 genomic DNA:
- a CDS encoding O-acetylhomoserine aminocarboxypropyltransferase/cysteine synthase family protein yields the protein MSANHRRGTLTLHAGQEPDPTTNSRAVPIYATTSYVFNDTDHAAALFGLAEFGNIYSRLMNPTVDVLEKRLAALDGGVTGLCFASGQAAISAAILTIAHSGQNIVSSTSLYGGTWTLFTQTLKNLGIEVRFFDPNEPEKIHELVDENTRLVYMESIGNPKNDVPDFKAIADAAHSAPHGPLPVLCDNTVMTPMLLRPIEHGIDIVIYSTTKFLGGHGVHIGGAIVDSGNFKWADNPEKWPEFCGPSPSYHGAVFEEHLRPMGNIAYLIHMRTHWLRDTGAAMSPFAAFLFLQGLETLHLRMPRHCENAKKVAEFLESSDAVEWVNYPGLKSHKDYDRAQKTLPDGQGAILGFGIKGGMEAGKKFINACKLCSHLANIGDAKTLVIHPASTTHQQLSADEQRQAGVVPEYIRMSVGIEDADDIIDDLKQALAVATAS from the coding sequence ATGAGCGCCAACCATCGACGCGGAACGTTAACACTGCATGCCGGACAGGAACCTGATCCGACAACCAACAGTCGTGCGGTCCCGATTTACGCAACGACCAGCTATGTGTTCAACGATACCGATCACGCGGCGGCGTTGTTTGGGTTGGCGGAGTTTGGCAACATCTATAGCCGCCTGATGAACCCGACTGTCGATGTACTGGAAAAACGTTTGGCGGCGCTTGATGGTGGCGTCACAGGCCTGTGCTTTGCATCGGGGCAAGCTGCAATTTCGGCCGCCATTTTGACGATCGCGCACAGCGGGCAGAACATTGTCAGTAGCACGTCGTTGTATGGCGGAACGTGGACCCTGTTTACGCAGACGTTGAAGAACTTGGGAATCGAAGTCCGCTTCTTTGATCCCAACGAACCAGAAAAAATTCACGAACTGGTCGACGAGAACACTCGACTGGTTTACATGGAGTCGATCGGTAACCCCAAAAACGACGTTCCGGATTTCAAAGCGATCGCTGATGCGGCCCATTCGGCTCCACACGGTCCTTTGCCGGTCCTCTGTGACAATACGGTGATGACTCCGATGTTGTTGCGGCCGATCGAACATGGGATCGATATCGTGATTTACAGCACGACGAAATTCCTGGGCGGTCACGGTGTCCATATCGGTGGCGCCATCGTTGACAGCGGAAACTTTAAATGGGCAGACAACCCAGAAAAATGGCCGGAGTTCTGCGGGCCTTCGCCTTCGTACCACGGTGCGGTTTTTGAAGAACACCTGCGACCGATGGGGAACATTGCTTACCTCATCCACATGCGCACTCACTGGTTGCGTGACACCGGTGCCGCGATGAGCCCGTTCGCCGCGTTTCTGTTCTTGCAAGGATTGGAAACGTTGCACCTGCGGATGCCACGGCACTGCGAGAATGCCAAGAAGGTTGCTGAGTTCTTGGAGTCAAGCGATGCGGTCGAATGGGTTAACTATCCAGGTCTGAAGTCACACAAAGACTACGATCGGGCCCAAAAGACATTGCCTGATGGACAGGGCGCAATCCTTGGTTTCGGTATCAAGGGCGGAATGGAAGCTGGCAAGAAGTTCATCAACGCTTGTAAACTTTGTTCGCACCTTGCCAACATTGGTGACGCCAAGACATTGGTCATCCACCCCGCAAGCACGACTCACCAGCAGCTGTCCGCAGACGAGCAGCGACAAGCCGGTGTCGTGCCCGAGTACATTCGCATGTCAGTCGGAATCGAAGATGCGGATGACATCATTGATGACCTGAAGCAAGCCTTGGCTGTTGCGACAGCGTCGTGA
- the cheB gene encoding chemotaxis-specific protein-glutamate methyltransferase CheB, producing MNEVIRVMVCDDSSMMRRLLVSTLNSAGDITVVSEAVHGKDAIEKLPKSRPDIVIMDVGMPVMDGIETVREIRKVDRKLPVIMFSALTQDGAEATMDAITAGADDFATKPVDAGHITKAVAQLKEELLPKIYRLVPTKAKVTCASTPMGGGNPMRRGPAVKPAPAKSNLPRVTNPARVDAIGIGVSTGGPKALAAVVSKLPLDLRVPIFIVQHMPASFTALLAERLSSERGHSVVEGSNDLVVKPGQIVIAPGGYHMTVTRRGSDSITKLNQDPPIHSCRPAVDPLFRSMAAAYGDGCLGVILTGMGVDGTEGVRALKEKGCMVIAQDKETSVVWGMPGNVVQQGLADVVLPINKVAMEIERVLSK from the coding sequence ATGAACGAAGTCATACGAGTAATGGTCTGCGATGACTCGTCCATGATGAGGCGTCTGCTTGTATCGACACTCAATAGCGCCGGCGATATCACGGTGGTCTCCGAAGCCGTTCACGGCAAAGACGCTATCGAAAAACTGCCCAAAAGCCGTCCCGATATCGTGATTATGGATGTCGGAATGCCAGTCATGGACGGTATCGAAACGGTTCGCGAAATTCGCAAGGTCGACCGCAAACTGCCTGTGATCATGTTTAGCGCACTGACACAGGACGGTGCCGAGGCGACGATGGATGCGATCACCGCAGGCGCGGATGATTTCGCGACCAAGCCTGTCGATGCCGGACACATCACAAAAGCCGTCGCACAACTAAAAGAAGAGCTTCTTCCAAAGATCTATCGCCTAGTCCCGACAAAAGCGAAGGTCACGTGTGCCTCCACACCAATGGGAGGCGGCAACCCGATGCGACGCGGTCCGGCGGTCAAGCCGGCACCTGCGAAATCCAACCTCCCACGTGTGACCAATCCGGCTCGCGTCGACGCGATTGGCATCGGCGTTTCAACTGGCGGTCCCAAAGCGCTCGCCGCGGTGGTTAGCAAACTGCCATTGGATCTACGCGTTCCAATCTTCATCGTGCAGCACATGCCGGCTTCCTTTACCGCGTTGCTTGCCGAACGTCTTTCATCCGAACGCGGACATTCCGTCGTCGAAGGCTCCAACGATTTGGTTGTCAAACCAGGGCAAATTGTGATCGCCCCCGGTGGATATCACATGACCGTGACACGTCGCGGCAGTGACTCGATAACCAAACTCAACCAAGATCCTCCGATTCATTCCTGCCGACCGGCCGTCGACCCGCTGTTTCGATCTATGGCTGCGGCCTATGGAGACGGGTGCTTGGGAGTCATCCTAACCGGGATGGGAGTTGACGGAACCGAAGGGGTTCGAGCGTTGAAAGAAAAGGGCTGTATGGTGATCGCCCAAGACAAGGAAACCAGTGTCGTCTGGGGAATGCCAGGCAATGTGGTTCAACAAGGCCTCGCCGACGTCGTCCTTCCCATCAACAAAGTCGCAATGGAAATCGAACGGGTACTTTCAAAGTAA
- a CDS encoding chemotaxis protein CheA — protein MSTGKRVVEGLDEIIKEFLVESYESLDQLDSDLLALEDEPDNRDRLASIFRTIHTIKGTSGFLALPKLERVAHVGENLLVPLRDGAFQLNNHIADGLLGMVDAIRAILANLEDAGIEGDAEYSELIEQLQTLLQTKGDIAGDADLPADVAADDASADASDATDAEATASAEESQADETPKAEAATPPPAAEQPAPTAKPAAAPAAKSQPAEKPAASAQTKSGDGEKSKSVADSTVRIDVDLLDKLMNLVGELVLARNQILRICEKSKDANILAASQRLNLITTELQEGVMKTRMQPIRNAWSKLPRVVRDLATACKKKVAVEMEGADTELDKTILEAIKDPLTHIVRNSVDHGIESPDVRVENGKPAEGILLLRAFHEGGQVIIEICDDGGGIRADRVRDKAIEKGLITPEQAEMMGERELINLILLPGFSTAATVTNVSGRGVGMDVVKTNIERIGGTLEIKSTAGKGTTLRIKIPLTLAIVPALITETAGEAYAIPQVSLLELVRLDCDLDKCEIEFIHDVPVYRLRGNLLPLVFLDELLGLRPHRTRNDYTDSVNIIVLQAEDRHFGLVVDAVIDSQEIVVKPLGGHLEDIACYAGATIMGDGMVALILDVLGVAQRSKVLSEHRDRVPRNTELSHLDGNSETELMLLVESESGNRSAIRLSTVARLEKFQASKIEQSGNDQVIQYRGEIMPLVQMGNGYGGGVMGDESGLINAVVYSAGESHVGVVVQNIVDIVNVPVSMLNDPAKGQCIIRDRVTEIADLDQMVAHVAPQGFNSAVFA, from the coding sequence ATGAGTACGGGGAAACGAGTTGTGGAAGGACTTGACGAGATCATCAAAGAGTTTTTGGTCGAAAGCTATGAAAGCCTCGACCAACTAGATAGCGATCTACTGGCTCTGGAAGACGAACCAGACAATCGTGATCGCTTGGCGAGTATCTTTCGCACGATCCATACGATCAAAGGAACGTCAGGCTTCCTTGCCCTACCGAAATTGGAACGCGTCGCACACGTCGGTGAAAACCTTCTGGTACCGCTGCGCGATGGTGCGTTTCAGCTTAACAATCACATCGCTGATGGCTTGTTGGGAATGGTTGACGCGATTCGCGCGATCCTTGCCAACCTCGAAGACGCCGGAATCGAAGGCGATGCCGAGTACAGCGAACTGATCGAACAGCTGCAAACGCTTTTGCAAACCAAAGGCGATATTGCTGGCGATGCGGACTTGCCAGCTGACGTGGCTGCAGACGATGCTTCCGCCGATGCTTCAGATGCAACCGACGCCGAAGCCACCGCATCTGCTGAAGAATCTCAAGCTGACGAAACCCCAAAAGCAGAAGCTGCCACGCCTCCGCCAGCTGCTGAGCAACCAGCCCCTACGGCAAAACCGGCTGCAGCACCGGCAGCCAAATCTCAACCGGCCGAAAAGCCCGCCGCTAGCGCACAAACTAAGTCAGGTGACGGAGAGAAATCCAAGTCCGTTGCTGATTCCACGGTCCGCATCGATGTCGACTTGCTGGACAAGTTGATGAACTTGGTTGGCGAGCTTGTGCTGGCACGCAACCAAATCCTTCGAATCTGTGAAAAGTCGAAAGATGCGAACATCCTAGCCGCTTCACAGCGACTGAACCTCATCACGACAGAACTGCAAGAAGGCGTGATGAAAACGCGGATGCAGCCAATCCGCAATGCGTGGAGCAAACTGCCGCGCGTTGTGCGTGACTTGGCGACCGCGTGTAAGAAGAAAGTTGCCGTGGAGATGGAAGGTGCCGACACGGAACTTGACAAAACCATCCTCGAAGCGATCAAAGACCCGCTCACCCACATCGTCCGAAACTCCGTCGACCACGGTATCGAATCACCGGACGTTCGCGTCGAAAACGGCAAGCCCGCCGAAGGCATCCTGCTGTTGCGAGCGTTCCACGAAGGCGGCCAGGTCATCATCGAAATTTGTGACGACGGTGGCGGTATCCGCGCCGATCGCGTTCGTGACAAAGCGATCGAGAAAGGCTTGATCACTCCCGAACAAGCCGAAATGATGGGCGAACGAGAGCTGATCAACTTGATCTTGCTGCCCGGGTTCTCGACCGCCGCAACGGTGACCAACGTCTCCGGTCGCGGTGTCGGAATGGACGTGGTGAAAACGAATATCGAACGGATTGGCGGGACGCTGGAAATTAAGAGCACCGCCGGAAAAGGGACAACGCTGCGCATCAAAATTCCATTGACGCTTGCGATCGTTCCCGCATTGATCACCGAAACGGCAGGTGAAGCCTATGCGATCCCGCAGGTCAGCTTACTAGAACTGGTACGCTTGGACTGTGACCTCGATAAGTGTGAGATCGAGTTCATCCACGACGTGCCCGTTTACCGTCTACGCGGAAACCTGTTGCCGCTGGTCTTTCTAGACGAACTGCTAGGGCTTCGCCCACACCGGACTCGCAACGACTATACCGATAGTGTCAACATCATCGTGCTTCAAGCCGAAGATAGGCACTTCGGATTAGTCGTCGATGCGGTGATCGACAGTCAAGAAATCGTCGTTAAACCCTTAGGCGGTCACCTAGAAGATATCGCTTGCTATGCCGGTGCTACCATCATGGGGGACGGAATGGTAGCACTGATCCTTGATGTCCTGGGTGTTGCCCAGCGCAGCAAGGTTCTGTCCGAACATCGTGACCGAGTTCCCCGCAATACCGAACTTTCGCACTTGGACGGCAATTCGGAAACCGAATTGATGCTGCTGGTCGAATCGGAAAGCGGGAACCGTTCAGCGATTCGGCTTTCGACGGTCGCACGTCTGGAAAAATTCCAAGCGAGCAAGATTGAGCAATCAGGCAACGACCAGGTCATTCAGTATCGTGGTGAAATCATGCCGTTGGTCCAGATGGGCAATGGCTATGGCGGCGGCGTGATGGGCGATGAAAGCGGCTTGATCAATGCGGTCGTTTACTCGGCAGGTGAAAGCCATGTTGGCGTCGTCGTGCAAAACATCGTCGACATCGTCAACGTTCCGGTTTCGATGTTGAATGATCCCGCGAAAGGCCAGTGCATCATTCGAGATCGAGTCACCGAGATCGCCGACCTCGATCAGATGGTCGCCCATGTCGCCCCTCAAGGATTTAACAGCGCCGTATTCGCGTAG
- a CDS encoding TIGR00266 family protein — MCGKHYKANDDMAGKMVNCRTCGHAFPVPNATPVSAADPFDDAGFSSGNNSTADHDDQFSAGVVQISSAPVTMRGGQSSDGVYRTSDEIDYEIFGHETQYVEITLDPGEQTIAEAGALMYMTDGIKMATVFGDPSRQDTSLFGKVLSAGKRVLTGEALFMTTFTNESSSQAQVAFGAPYPGRCIPLHLDQLGGEIICQKDAFLCGARGITVDIAFQKKIGAGLFGGEGFIMQRLRGDGIGIIHAGGTMMYRELEAGETIRLDTGCLVAMGPTVNYDVEFVGGLKNAFFGGEGLFLATVRGPGPVWLQSLPFSRFAGRIAAAIPSGGNTRKGEGSLLGDFGEMFMGD; from the coding sequence ATGTGTGGAAAGCACTACAAGGCCAACGACGACATGGCTGGCAAAATGGTCAATTGCCGAACCTGCGGACACGCCTTTCCCGTTCCAAACGCGACTCCCGTTTCGGCAGCCGACCCGTTTGATGACGCGGGGTTTTCTTCTGGTAACAACTCAACAGCCGATCATGACGATCAATTCTCCGCTGGCGTTGTTCAAATCAGCTCAGCACCGGTGACAATGCGAGGTGGGCAGTCATCCGACGGTGTGTATCGCACCAGCGACGAAATCGACTACGAGATCTTTGGACACGAAACCCAGTACGTCGAGATCACATTGGATCCGGGTGAACAGACGATCGCCGAAGCAGGCGCGTTGATGTACATGACCGATGGGATCAAGATGGCTACCGTCTTTGGTGATCCCTCGCGGCAAGACACCAGCTTGTTCGGAAAAGTGCTCTCCGCTGGCAAACGTGTCCTCACCGGTGAAGCACTTTTCATGACCACGTTTACAAACGAGTCCTCAAGCCAAGCCCAAGTCGCCTTCGGTGCACCATACCCTGGCCGCTGTATCCCATTGCACCTGGATCAACTCGGCGGGGAAATCATCTGCCAAAAAGACGCATTCCTTTGTGGTGCTCGGGGCATCACTGTCGACATCGCTTTTCAAAAGAAGATCGGCGCCGGACTCTTTGGCGGTGAAGGCTTCATCATGCAGCGTTTGCGCGGCGACGGTATCGGCATCATCCATGCGGGCGGAACGATGATGTATCGCGAGCTGGAGGCCGGCGAAACCATTCGGCTCGATACCGGGTGCTTGGTCGCGATGGGGCCAACGGTCAACTACGACGTCGAGTTCGTCGGTGGATTGAAAAACGCATTCTTCGGAGGCGAAGGGTTATTCCTGGCAACCGTTCGTGGCCCAGGTCCCGTCTGGCTACAGTCCCTACCGTTCTCCAGATTCGCCGGAAGGATCGCTGCCGCCATCCCCAGTGGTGGCAACACCCGCAAAGGCGAAGGCTCTTTGCTGGGCGACTTTGGCGAGATGTTCATGGGCGATTGA
- a CDS encoding methyl-accepting chemotaxis protein produces the protein MNLFSHLSQRNRVLLNGVLLPALLAIGLAWLYYVDSKQKAIDSCVQTGLALCDSADATRDHLRQQWKDELFTTEMLKDLHSQGEQEKLLSTIPIIAAFNSMEHVAETRDFEFYVPSFNARNPDHEPNDFQQAALTELKETGASQVVKINPADNTAHLFRPVHLDQSCLICHGDPANSEQLWGNTNGNDILGYPMENMSAGDMYGAFEIVQSMQPAEKAAASALAKASIAVVLMLVISSAFSLFTLKTIRQDQAKKAAEIGAVVGDEVANDTARIASSIDEFSANVRNIAEYATHASANAKQVVSLVESTHSQSLALDASTREIGSVIQLIESIAEQTNLLALNATIEAARAGEVGKGFAVVAGEVKGLAQQTADATGAITERIDSVQCTATKLVEDIKNVLESINSIDSNQDAITGAVTQQQGATDEITQSVYSLLNSSRTLADKLKMNT, from the coding sequence ATGAACCTTTTTAGTCACCTTTCCCAACGAAACCGAGTGCTCCTCAACGGAGTTCTGCTACCCGCATTGCTTGCGATCGGTCTTGCTTGGTTGTACTACGTCGATTCCAAACAGAAGGCAATCGACAGCTGCGTTCAAACGGGACTTGCCTTGTGCGACTCGGCCGACGCGACTCGTGACCACCTGCGGCAACAGTGGAAAGATGAACTGTTCACCACCGAGATGCTGAAAGATCTTCACAGTCAAGGTGAACAGGAGAAGCTGCTATCAACGATTCCGATCATCGCAGCATTCAATTCGATGGAACATGTCGCCGAAACGCGTGACTTCGAATTCTACGTCCCCTCCTTTAATGCCCGAAATCCGGATCACGAGCCGAATGACTTTCAACAAGCGGCTCTTACAGAATTAAAAGAAACCGGGGCCTCACAAGTCGTCAAAATCAATCCGGCTGACAATACAGCACACCTCTTTCGTCCCGTTCACTTGGATCAAAGCTGTTTGATCTGCCATGGTGATCCCGCAAACTCCGAACAGCTTTGGGGAAATACGAACGGAAACGATATCCTGGGCTACCCGATGGAAAACATGTCCGCAGGCGACATGTACGGTGCTTTTGAAATCGTCCAGTCGATGCAGCCTGCCGAAAAAGCAGCCGCATCGGCTTTGGCCAAAGCATCGATCGCTGTCGTCTTGATGCTAGTGATCAGCTCTGCATTCTCACTGTTCACGCTAAAAACGATTCGTCAGGACCAAGCGAAGAAGGCAGCCGAAATCGGCGCCGTCGTCGGAGACGAAGTCGCTAACGATACCGCTCGAATCGCATCCTCCATCGACGAATTCTCAGCAAACGTGCGCAATATCGCCGAATATGCGACGCACGCATCAGCCAATGCCAAGCAAGTCGTCTCGCTTGTCGAATCGACCCACTCGCAAAGCCTCGCTTTAGACGCCAGCACACGCGAAATTGGCAGTGTTATCCAATTGATCGAATCGATCGCCGAACAAACCAACCTCCTTGCGTTGAATGCCACAATCGAAGCAGCTCGCGCGGGTGAAGTCGGTAAAGGTTTTGCAGTTGTCGCGGGTGAAGTCAAAGGCCTCGCGCAACAAACCGCCGATGCGACCGGTGCGATCACCGAACGGATCGATTCGGTCCAATGCACCGCAACCAAACTGGTCGAAGACATCAAGAATGTTTTGGAATCGATTAACAGCATCGACTCCAACCAAGACGCGATCACCGGTGCCGTCACACAACAGCAAGGTGCCACCGACGAGATTACTCAAAGCGTCTACAGCCTTCTCAACTCAAGCCGCACACTAGCAGACAAACTAAAAATGAACACATAA
- a CDS encoding methyl-accepting chemotaxis protein: MPKSSKKLGHIRWYIAAIPLVCLLGMTLQVFMISSQSSDLASSNAATNLSGRQRMLNQRHTRELLQIADGDAATPDKTYDLLIESISLLRHGGEHEFGQLDPADAKTSEALNLSLAALEHKKKIADEYIASLRSGDESRVANLRTMLIAQTDDAHKAAHSVVTTIGDQTAEASQSSFYSVVGGAIAITLVCFAVSMFCSRKSVGVLAKASDSIGSTGDVAQNVSTSAESLRGAIEQFEASIQEIARNATGAASVARNAVDAARSTTETISRLGKSSTEIGEMIRVINSIAEQTNLLALNATIEAARAGEAGKGFAVVANEVKELAAQTGTATEDIVRRIEAIQADTMEATDAIDLVSDIISQINESQNAIAGAVEEQTAMTAEISHNVADLADGNNVIANTVLSLTQLLRDEVASAAGTSPGGSGSSSKAKYQL, from the coding sequence ATGCCTAAATCTTCGAAGAAGCTTGGTCATATTCGCTGGTATATCGCTGCCATTCCGCTGGTTTGCCTCCTCGGAATGACGCTTCAGGTCTTCATGATTTCGTCGCAAAGTTCCGACCTCGCATCGAGCAATGCGGCGACGAACCTGAGCGGTCGACAGCGTATGTTGAATCAACGGCATACCCGTGAACTGCTGCAGATCGCGGACGGAGATGCGGCTACACCCGACAAAACCTATGACTTGCTGATCGAATCAATTTCGTTGCTACGTCATGGGGGCGAGCATGAGTTTGGTCAACTCGATCCCGCTGATGCAAAGACATCCGAAGCGCTAAACCTATCACTGGCAGCACTCGAGCATAAAAAGAAAATTGCTGACGAATACATCGCCAGCCTCCGATCCGGCGATGAAAGCCGCGTTGCAAACTTGCGTACGATGCTGATCGCACAGACCGATGATGCTCACAAAGCGGCGCATTCCGTTGTCACCACCATTGGCGATCAAACCGCCGAAGCATCCCAATCGAGTTTCTACAGTGTGGTCGGTGGCGCTATCGCGATCACATTGGTCTGCTTTGCCGTTTCGATGTTTTGCTCTCGCAAATCGGTCGGTGTCCTTGCGAAAGCATCCGATTCGATCGGATCGACAGGGGACGTGGCGCAAAACGTCAGCACCAGTGCGGAATCACTTCGTGGGGCTATCGAACAGTTCGAAGCCAGTATCCAGGAAATCGCTCGCAATGCTACCGGTGCGGCCAGCGTTGCCCGCAATGCCGTTGATGCGGCACGCTCGACCACCGAAACGATCTCTCGACTGGGAAAAAGCAGCACCGAAATTGGCGAAATGATTCGCGTGATCAACTCGATCGCCGAGCAAACGAACCTGCTTGCACTTAACGCGACGATCGAAGCGGCTCGCGCCGGTGAGGCCGGTAAAGGATTCGCGGTCGTCGCAAACGAAGTCAAAGAACTCGCTGCCCAGACCGGGACCGCGACAGAGGACATCGTTCGCCGGATTGAGGCAATTCAAGCAGACACGATGGAAGCGACCGACGCGATCGATTTAGTCAGCGACATCATTTCGCAGATCAATGAAAGCCAAAACGCGATCGCGGGCGCCGTCGAAGAACAAACAGCGATGACGGCAGAAATTTCCCACAACGTCGCCGACTTGGCTGACGGAAACAACGTCATTGCGAACACCGTGTTGTCATTGACACAGCTGCTTCGCGATGAGGTTGCCAGCGCTGCCGGAACCAGTCCAGGCGGATCGGGTTCATCCAGCAAAGCAAAATACCAATTGTAA
- a CDS encoding HDOD domain-containing protein translates to MDSHVISIEPPPKRLKLLLEGRRGETLKLPAAALEALEIAQDPECRVDHLACVISRDPMLAADTLAIANSAAFSGGKTLVSLRQAIVRVGIRQCRNLIIASSTAGMMKRLPLEQIWVRDLLLRHSYATATAASYINQYLELGFEGEEFTAGLLHDLGRLMFALVDPEGFIQADVLEFIDDEEIIRRERQQFRTDHCQFGAWFLHQQHLPHALIEAILFHHDPSVECNHQRLVTVTSAADHLANHIQRHNESVSYEPSDNVAIEKLEQLFERSLVESFADVSHKLIESTQADLEVSCKNQCETESRCSQ, encoded by the coding sequence ATGGACTCCCACGTTATCTCAATCGAACCGCCGCCCAAGCGGCTTAAACTGCTGTTGGAAGGTCGACGTGGTGAAACACTAAAGCTTCCTGCGGCGGCACTGGAAGCGCTCGAAATTGCGCAAGACCCTGAATGCCGCGTCGATCATCTCGCTTGCGTAATTTCGCGAGACCCGATGTTGGCCGCAGATACGTTGGCCATCGCGAACTCCGCCGCGTTTTCCGGCGGAAAAACGCTCGTCTCACTTCGCCAGGCCATCGTCCGAGTCGGGATACGGCAATGCCGAAATCTGATCATCGCTTCCAGTACCGCCGGGATGATGAAACGATTGCCACTGGAACAAATTTGGGTCCGCGACTTGTTGCTGCGTCACAGTTACGCCACCGCGACGGCGGCATCCTACATCAATCAATACTTGGAACTTGGTTTTGAAGGCGAGGAGTTTACTGCGGGCTTGCTACACGATTTAGGCCGTCTGATGTTTGCGCTTGTTGACCCGGAAGGGTTTATTCAAGCTGATGTTTTGGAGTTTATTGATGACGAAGAAATCATACGACGTGAGCGTCAACAATTCCGAACCGATCACTGCCAATTCGGTGCTTGGTTTCTACATCAACAACATCTGCCTCACGCTTTAATCGAAGCTATCCTTTTCCATCACGACCCCTCCGTGGAGTGCAACCATCAAAGGCTGGTCACCGTCACCTCTGCAGCAGACCATCTTGCGAACCACATTCAGCGACACAACGAATCGGTGAGCTATGAACCAAGTGACAATGTTGCAATCGAAAAACTTGAACAACTTTTTGAACGCTCGCTGGTCGAATCGTTTGCCGACGTCTCGCACAAACTAATTGAAAGTACCCAGGCTGATTTGGAAGTGAGCTGTAAGAACCAATGCGAAACGGAGTCAAGGTGTAGCCAATGA